In the genome of Limnothrix sp. FACHB-406, the window TTCAGGAATTGCCCAACGTCTATCGCTCCAAGTTTGAAGACCGTCTGAGCGCCATCAAAGAGCGCGTGAGCCAACTGCAACAGGAAAACCGCAACCTACAGGCAGAATTGCAAAGCGTCAGCTATCGACTCGCGGTCAGCAGTCGTCGCCCCGGCAGTCTTGACCTCCCCGAATTTGCTGGCGAAACTCCATGACCTGTCTAAGAGTTTGGATCGATCGGGCGGATTCGCTGGCCGCTGGGGATTGGTTGTCGGTGGCGCTCGATCGATTGAAGTCCGTGGCGGTTGACCTGCGGCTTGACCCGCAGATCGTTGTGGTGGGTGATGAAACTCCTTTGCCCGGCGGCCCGGGGGCGATCGACTGTCCCCTAACGTTACGAATCCTGGAGGACGATCGCTTTCCGACGGACTGGGTTCACCGTTCCACCTGGGTGACCTGCGCGGCGGCCGAGAGCTTGCGATCGCGGGTGACGGCGGAATTAGATTGGCCCAACGGCGAGGGTCAGTTGTGGCTCCCCCTGATTGTGACCGCCAAGGGGCCTCTGTATGGTGAAGCGATCGCCCTCCATGCGGAATCTGGCTCAGCGGAATCTGGCTCAACGGGTCAGTTCCTTCAGCCCCATCACCTGTCCGATCGCGATCGACAGGCGGCCTATCGGCTGGGCTTTGAGCTAATGAATTGGCTCCGGCTTCCGCCCGGTTTGTATTTGATGCAATTCGGGTTCGATCGCCCGGACAAAGATCCAAATCCCGTCTATTTCGATCGGCTGTTGCCTTTCCCGGCGGCCCCCGCGATCGCCAGCATTGGAGTCCAAACGCCCGACCTGTTTGAGTGCCATCTCCGTTGTTTGCTGCATCAGCCGCTCCGGGAAGTCGCTATTCTATAGCCATTGTCTTTAGCTGATTGACGCTTGGGCTGATTGACGATTGGTGCAATTCAGTTCAATTCAATGCAGCTCAATTCAACTCAATTCAACAAACTGCGTCCTAGCCCCGCGAACTGGGCGATCGAGTCCTTCCCAATTCTGGGCAATCGATCGCCAGGTTGAACCTGATCCCATGGCAATTCAACTTTGAACCGTTTTGAGCATCTGTAGCTGGGCTAAGTAGAAACAAATCATGAACGCAGAGGGATTCGTACAACTGAGTTGGGCGATCGGCTCGATCGTCCTGGCCGAAATCGTGCGCGATTTTTATCATGTGGCCGGCCACTATTGGGAGCCGCTCCAACGGGCCCACAACATGCACCACAAGGTCTATCGCCGTGACCTAACCATCAGCAGCCTTGATGCCTATTACAAAGCTCAATTGGCCAACGATGCGCCCGAAGCGGCCACCATGGCTTCGGTGGTGGGACTGACGGCGGCGGTGTCGGGTCAGTGGGGAATGTGGCTGGGTTGCATCTATTCCCTGGGTTTTTTGGCCACGGCGATCGCCCGATCGCGCGGCTACCTGATGGAAACCGACCTAACCCACAAGGCGGGCGACCTGGATAGCAACCCCTCCGTCTGGACGGTGAATCGCACCTACCATTGGCGACACCATTTTGATTCGGGCAATGCCTATTACTGTGGGTCTTTGACGTTTGTGGATAAGCTGCTGGGCACAGCCCTGTCCCTGAAGGGCAAAACAATCGCCATTACCGGGGCATCGGGCAGCATGGGTCGGGCCCTGATTGCCGTGTTGCAAAGCCGAGGGGCGAGGTTGGTGGCCCTGACAACGCGCGAAGGAACCACCTTTGAGGGCAATGTGCGGGTGGTCACTTGGCGATCGGGCGAAGAGGCGGCCCTGCGCGAAACCCTGGCCAATGTGGATATTTTGATCATCAACCATGGGGTGAATCAGGGCGATCGCTCGGCGGCGGCCGTGGCCCAAGCACTGGAGGTGAACACCCTGTCCGCTTGGCGGTTGATGGAACTATTTTTTGAGACGGTCACCAAGTCGGAACACCGGGCCCTGAAGGAAGTTTGGGTCAACACCTCCGAAGCGGAAGTGAACCCGGCGTTTAGCCCCCTATATGAGCTATCGAAACGGGCGATCGGGGATTTGATCACCCTGCGGCGCTTGGATGCGCCCTGTGTGGTGCGGAAGCTGATTCTTGGCCCGTTCAAGAGCGATCTCAATCCGATCGGGATTATGTCGGCGGGGTGGGTTGCACGGGCGATCGTGGCCTTGGCGGAACGGGATGTGCGCAACATCATCGTGACGATCAATCCCTTGACCTATCTGCTCTTTCCAATCAAAGAGTTGGCAAAATCGCTCTACTTCCGTGCCTTCGCCAAGCCCGATCGCGCCTAGGTTGCTGCTTAAAAACCCCCATCCAGCCTGATCGCCAAATGCTGGCCGGGTCGATCGACCCCGTTCACCCGATCGGCATGATTGGGGCTAAAGGGTAAATCAAGAAGCCGCTTTGGTGCATTGGTAGTGGCGTAAACGATAGCCTGTGGGTCGGCGGCGTTCCTTCGCTCGCTTGCACCCATAGGCTTCCAAGTCCAAGGCGGGCGACAGGTCAACTGTCCACAGGTCAAAGGGGCGGGCTTGCTGCCGAATCACTTGGGCTAAGGGAGCCTGGGCATCGGCCCGATCGCTCGCCTCTTGCAGCATTAAAAATTGCGGTGCGAATTGGGGCGAATTTGGGGACTGGGCCGGGCGCTGATGGGTTGGTGTCGCTTGTCGCCGTTGCCACTCGTAGGCGATCGCCACCGTGCCGCGAATTTCGGCATAGGTTTCAATGTGACTGACGAGCAAGGGGGTATCGGTCGATCGCCCTTCGATTTGATCCCACAGGCGGTCGACCTGCCGCGACTTCAAAAAGCCCCAATTGTTGGCCACCGCCAAGCTCCCCAACAGACTGACGACCAGAATCGCGACCATGGCCGATCGCCCCGACCCCTGCCACCGCCCGATCGAAAGGGGAGCGCGATCGGCCGATCGCTGACCCAGGGCCAACCCCACCCCCAAAACCACCAGCGGGAAATGCACAAACT includes:
- a CDS encoding bifunctional sterol desaturase/short chain dehydrogenase, with the translated sequence MNAEGFVQLSWAIGSIVLAEIVRDFYHVAGHYWEPLQRAHNMHHKVYRRDLTISSLDAYYKAQLANDAPEAATMASVVGLTAAVSGQWGMWLGCIYSLGFLATAIARSRGYLMETDLTHKAGDLDSNPSVWTVNRTYHWRHHFDSGNAYYCGSLTFVDKLLGTALSLKGKTIAITGASGSMGRALIAVLQSRGARLVALTTREGTTFEGNVRVVTWRSGEEAALRETLANVDILIINHGVNQGDRSAAAVAQALEVNTLSAWRLMELFFETVTKSEHRALKEVWVNTSEAEVNPAFSPLYELSKRAIGDLITLRRLDAPCVVRKLILGPFKSDLNPIGIMSAGWVARAIVALAERDVRNIIVTINPLTYLLFPIKELAKSLYFRAFAKPDRA